In one Fusarium falciforme chromosome 5, complete sequence genomic region, the following are encoded:
- a CDS encoding TRAM domain-containing protein — protein sequence MRRLRLLPLVSLTRRARPYNPRPFAAMATAQAEAAPAALNGHSQSNGHTEKPFNKRPNQQNNRQWKQKKTKRERNITEGSSEEVLKYDVEALLKMRAVEYGEGTENGVEVLPEEGTETEVEVLELSSTGEGLAMRPGSNQVYVVPFTVPGDLARVKVFRHVRRDNQTMADFISVVKPSPLRDDARISCKYFASCGGCQFQMLDYAEQLRLKRRVLEKAYQNFSNLDPAVVPTVQDTMGSPLQYGYRTKLTPHFDGPPGFRPSKRGKNPRVPFESCPDIGFMQKGRRKVLDIEDCPIGTSAVRLGMAKERERMQSEFKDYKRGATLLLRENTQRLPKDSQDIPSELPPHTVRVDNEDTVDIKSCITDSKATTTEYIGPYTFTNPAGSFFQNNNSILPSFTTYVRDRILPPTGSGMEIKYLIDAYSGSGLFTITLSSLFQHSIGIDIAADSIAYASRNAALNGLNEDRCKFIAADAGELFKSVTYNRDETVVVLDPPRKGCNADFLGQLRKFGPRRVLYVSCNVHTQARDVGVLVRGEGEGERYEIESLRGFDFFPQTGHVEGVAILNRVDTKA from the coding sequence ATGAGACGACTGAGGCTTCTGCCACTCGTCTCTCTCACAAGAAGAGCGCGCCCTTACAATCCCCGCCCATTCGCAGCCATGGCAACCGCCCAGGCAGAGGCAGCACCCGCCGCGCTCAACGGCCACTCACAAAGCAACGGCCACACAGAAAAGCCCTTCAACAAGAGGCCCAACCAGCAGAACAATCGACAGtggaagcagaagaagacaaAGCGGGAGAGGAACATTACTGAGGGGTCGTCTGAGGAGGTCCTCAAGTATGACGTCGAGGCTCTGCTCAAGATGAGGGCGGTTGAGTATGGAGAGGGGACTGAGAATGGGGTCGAGGTTCTTCCGGAGGAGGGCACCGAGACGGAGGTCGAGGTTCTGGAGCTGTCGTCTACGGGAGAGGGTCTGGCTATGAGACCCGGCTCGAATCAGGTCTACGTTGTGCCCTTCACCGTTCCTGGTGACCTGGCGAGGGTCAAGGTTTTCCGCCATGTGCGCCGCGACAACCAGACCATGGCCGACTTCATCTCCGTCGTCAAGCCTTCCCCTCTACGCGACGATGCCCGCATCAGCTGCAAGTACTTTGCTTCGTGCGGCGGCTGCCAGTTTCAAATGCTCGACTACGCGGAGCAGCTCCGCCTCAAGAGGCGCGTCCTCGAGAAGGCCTACCAGAACTTTTCCAACCTTGATCCTGCTGTCGTGCCTACTGTTCAAGACACAATGGGAAGCCCTCTGCAGTATGGATATCGCACCAAGTTGACGCCGCACTTTGACGGACCCCCTGGATTCCGTCCCAGCAAGAGGGGGAAGAACCCCCGTGTCCCCTTTGAGAGCTGCCCCGACATTGGTTTCATGCAAAAGGGCCGTCGAAAGGTGTTGGATATCGAAGACTGCCCTATCGGCACCAGTGCCGTTCGTCTGGGTATGGCTAAAGAGAGAGAACGCATGCAGAGCGAGTTCAAGGATTATAAGCGTGGTGCTACCCTCCTCCTGCGAGAAAACACACAGCGTCTGCCAAAGGACAGCCAAGATATACCCTCCGAACTACCCCCTCACACCGTCCGCGTCGACAACGAAGACACAGTCGACATCAAATCCTGCATCACAGACTCCaaggccaccaccaccgagtACATCGGCCCCTACACCTTCACCAACCCTGCCGGCTCCTTCTTCCAGAACAATAACTCCATCCTCCCATCTTTCACCACCTACGTCCGCGACCGCATCCTGCCCCCTACCGGCTCCGGCATGGAGATCAAGTACCTCATCGACGCCTATTCGGGCTCTGGCCTCTTCACCATCACCCTGTCGTCCCTTTTCCAGCACTCTATTGGTATCGACATTGCTGCCGACTCGATCGCCTACGCAAGCCGCAACGCCGCCCTCAACGGCCTCAACGAGGATCGCTGCAAGTTCATCGCCGCCGACGCAGGCGAGCTCTTCAAGAGCGTCACATACAACCGCGACGAGACCGTCGTCGTGCTCGACCCCCCTCGCAAGGGCTGTAACGCCGACTTCCTGGGCCAGCTGCGCAAGTTTGGCCCCCGTCGTGTGCTCTACGTCAGCTGCAACGTGCACACTCAGGCCAGGGACGTGGGCGTCTTGGTGcgcggcgagggcgagggtgaGAGATACGAGATTGAGAGTCTGAGGGGTTTTGACTTCTTCCCTCAAACTGGACATGTCGAGGGCGTTGCTATTCTCAACAGGGTTGATACCAAGGCATGA
- a CDS encoding Glutathione hydrolase: MSSRAHINNALRRVFGVRRLCLLFAQYGLLAASPVNEEYLFRSEGGTRGAVASEARECSYIGRDLLARGGNAVDAMVGTTFCVGVIGMYHSGIGGGGFMLVRDEKGNYEAIDFRESAPAAAHENMYQGNVEGSIHGGLSVGVPGEVRGLEYAHKKYGKLPWKTIMQGAIKVANDGFRVNGDMNKFVSKLSAGKYNFLVEDPSWAEDFTRDGQLLREGDTIRRPRYARTLQAIADHGSEAFYTGPIAESMIKTIQEFNGTMTLEDFANYKVISRKVLHTEYKGYDVYGVSSPAGGAVSLNILNTMDGYEDQSQDGNLTLHRYIEAMKFAYGARLRLGDPDFVDDVPDFEEEMLNSTTAEKIRSRIDPLTTQDIEKYDPSRIYSSNGHGTSHIVTADADGMAVSLTTTVNLIFGSLLMDNLTGVILNNEMNDFSIPGVPNEFGFAPAKENFIRPNKRPLSSCTPIIVSLKDGTLVAVLGAAGGSRIISSTTQVAWRILTSPSWTVKDAVREPRMHNQLLPNQLLLENRFSRWEVPGLRAKGHNITWVEEGLSAVQALTRDRDGVFDVAAESRQKNSGGFTL, translated from the exons ATGTCCTCACGCGCTCACATCAACAACGCACTGC GGCGTGTATTCGGCGTGAGGCGTTTATGCCTGCTCTTTGCTCAATATGGACTATTGGCGGCCAGCCCCGTCAATGAGGAGTACCTGTTCCGTTCAGAAGGTGGTACCAGAGGCGCCGTGGCGTCCGAGGCTCGGGAGTGCAGCTACATAGGAAGGGATCTGCTCGCGCGTGGT GGTAATGCTGTTGATGCCATGGTCGGCACGACCTTTTGTGTCGGCGTTATCGGCATGTATCACTCGGGcattggtggaggtggattCATGCTCGTTCGGGATGAAAAGGGCAACTATGAAGCCATCGACTTTCGCGAGTCAGCTCCAGCCGCAGCCCACGAGAATATGTACCAGGGAAACGTCGAGGGAAGCATCCATGGAGGCTTGTCTGTCGGTGTACCTGGCGAGGTCCGGGGGTTGGAGTACGCTCACAAGAAGTACGGT AAACTCCCATGGAAAACCATCATGCAAGGGGCTATCAAGGTAGCCAACGATGGCTTCAGAG TCAATGGCGACATGAACAAGTTTGTGTCCAAGTTGTCCGCTGGAAAGTACAACTTCCTCGTGGAAGACCCTTCATGGGCCGAGGATTTCACTCGAGATG GTCAACTTCTCCGCGAGGGAGACACTATCAGAAGACCTCGATATGCGCG TACTCTTCAAGCTATTGCCGATCATGGCTCTGAGGCCTTTTACACCGGCCCCATCG CCGAGAGCATGATCAAGACCATCCAAGAGTTCAATGGCACAATGACACTCGAAGACTTCGCAAACTACAAGGTCATCTCCCGAAAGGTCCTACACACCGAGTACAAGGGCTACGACGTCTACGGCGTCAGCTCCCCCGCCGGCGGCGCCGTCTCTCTCAACATCCTAAACACCATGGACGGCTACGAGGACCAGAGCCAGGACGGTAACCTCACGCTTCACAGGTACATCGAGGCCATGAAGTTTGCGTACGGGGCTCGGCTGCGGTTAGGGGATCCTGACTTCGTCGATGATGTGCCCGATTTTGAGGAAGAGATGCTCAACTCGACGACGGCCGAAAAGATTCGCAGCCGTATTGACCCCCTGACTACGCAGGACATTGAGAAATATGACCCTTCGAGGATCTACTCATCTAATGGTCATGGAACCTCTCACATTGTCACGGCGGATGCGGACGGCATGGCTGTCTCCCTAACCACGACCGTCAACCTCATCTTTGGATCGCTCCTCATGGACAACCTCACCGGCGTCATCCT AAACAACGAGATGAACGACTTCTCCATCCCCGGTGTCCCCAACGAGTTCGGCTTTGCCCCAGCTAAGGAGAATTTCATCCGCCCAAACAAGCGCCCCCTATCTTCATGCACACCCATAATAGTCTCCCTCAAAGATGGTACTCTAGTAGCCGTCCTTGGAGCCGCTGGCGGCTCCCGGATCATCTCGTCCACGACCCAAGTCGCCTGGCGCATCCTCACCTCGCCGTCGTGGACCGTCAAAGACGCTGTCCGCGAGCCCAGGATGCACAACCAGTTGCTGCCCAACCAACTCCTCCTTGAAAACAGGTTCAGCCGCTGGGAAGTTCCCGGGCTGAGGGCCAAGGGGCACAATATTACCTGGGTTGAGGAGGGGTTGAGTGCGGTGCAGGCTTTGACCAGGGATAGAGACGGCGTGTTTGATGTTGCAGCCGAGTCGAGGCAGAAGAATAGCGGAGGCTTTACCTTGTAA